GTTGCTTGTTCTTTACTATTTCAATCACGTGTTCCTATTAAGTTTTAGGGTGAATGTGTTCTCACTGTTTGTTTTCTCATCAATCGGATTCCTTATACTTTATTAAAGTGTAATACTTCTTATTTTCGTTTATATGGACAACATGctgattatttttttattcgaacttttagttgtttatgtttttcttcTACATTAACAAACCAACGGTTGAAGTTTCATCCTCGTGCAATTCTTGCTGTATTTTTGGGTTATCCGCCAAGGATTCAAGGATATCGACTTTATGATATTGAAAGGCAACACACTTTCATTTAAAAGGATGTCACTTTCCATGAACATATGTTTCCTTTTCACAATATCACTGATCAAAACGAAGCAGTAgataatttttcatatttggtATTACCAAGGATATTTTCTACTTCCTTACCTAATGTTGTTTCTGCTAATACTAATGTGAATAGACATTCTCTTCATGATCTTGCAGGCACACCACCTATTGTTCATCATGATAGTCCTATTGtgaataataatgatgatatgCCTACATAATCTTCGAATAATGATGTTATCATTGCTGATACTAGACCATATTCTTATGATATTCATGATACATCAAATGGTTATTGTCTTGGTGGTTCTTCCAGTGGTGTTCCTGATAACGACATCATCATTCCTCGTCGTTATACCAAAATAACAAAGCTTCCTTCTTGTTTAAGGGAGTATCATTGTAGTCTTTTACATGCCACCTCTATGGAATCAACTGGATATTGATATCCTTTGACTTCTGTTATATCATATGAAAAACTTTCTCCTACTTACcgacatattttttttagtgtttCTTTTGAATAAGAACCACAGTTTTATCATCAAGCTGTCTCTTTTCCTCATTGACATTTTACCATGGCTAATGAATTAAAAGTATTGGAAGCCAACAACATTTGGTCTTCATTCCTCTTCCTCCAAGGCAACATTCTATTGGATGCAAGTGGGTGTATAAAGTCAAGCATAAATCGAATGGATATATTGAACGTTATAAAGCTCGTCTCGTTACAAAATGATATACTCAACAAGAAGGCTTAGATTATATTGAGACCTTCTCTCCTGTGGCTAAATTGGTAACAGTCAACGTACTTTTTACTCTTACTGCTTCTCCTAATTGGCCATTAGTTCAACTTTATGTGAATAATGCCTTTTTGTACGGTGATTTAGTAAAGGAAGTTTACATGGATTTGCCTCTTGGCTACAAGCATGATCATGTTCTAATTAAGGGGGAGCGTTTAGTTTGTAAATTACACAAGTCGATATATAggttgaagcaagcttctcgtcAATGGTTTGGAAAATTTTCTAATGCTTTGTTATTACTTGGTTTTTCTCAATCCAAGTCTGATTATTCTCTATTCACCAGAGGTTCCGGTTCTAATTTTCTTGTTTTGGTTGTATGTGTGGATGACATTATAATTACTGGAGCTTCTCTATGTGATATTACTGAGCTAAAAACTCATCTTGATAAGACCTTAAAGCTTAAAAAATTAGGAGATTTGCATTATTTTTGGGGCTAGAGTTGGCAAGATCTTCAAAAGGTATTTCTTTGTCTCAACGACACTATACTTTACAGTTGCTTGAAGATACTGGTTTTCTATCTGCCAAACCATATTCCTTGCCATTAGATCCTAATCTTAAAGTTCGATCGGACCAAGGTGaattgtgaaggaactcttatacatgagtacctatgagcagaaatggatctttccaattcattgtgaaagaatttttacatatacattcacacatacaaatatgcattaacaacactaaattaccgacatgcttaaaggataaatGATAAGAGAACGagtaaacataccagttgaagactttcttcttgGCAATACTCGCTTTCTCCATGAACGAACTCCTTTCGCTCTCACTAGACCAGCAAGTAATCATTCAGCACCACTCCGGTCGTCTACCACGAATGACTTCGCACGAACAACAagaaatggggacgacaccaccactcggagcccttagtattcttggagtgagaatccaaagtgtggacTCTGttaggatttggtagaggtgaggAGGAAAGACTATCGTGTAcaaagatcaagcaagtgggagaaggcaacGACTATCGACAGTcagggtgcttgatcgtttaggcgaggtacacgatcgtgtaggaaaaactaggcgatcgtctatacgattgtttagtaaggCTCAggcgctaaacgattgtttagtaaactaTGGGCGATCATTAGAAAAGCGGGCACGCaggtgagcgatcgtttagtaagatGTGAGCTGCTATCATATGGGCTCTCAATTCACTAAGTGataggatgttaacaaattaaCCGCGtgtttgcaaaatgaaaacaattttcattttattcttcagttacgaaaactgaattgaacttcccactaacacatGATTACGGAGAAAACACCgggcaattatctcataactgtccatttaataaaataataaatataatcacattatattcataaccaaTAGTTTGACaatatagtgttttctcctccacttgatataaatcatatttatatccaatttcctccaaattaatgtatctcatatatttagtcaatcatatcatatataattaaccagttcaattatatcatatataatcaaactccctcttgtcaatttgaacatttcaaactgacccaaaaactgattctcagcttgtatccaagctaccaatgggaccttatggacctatggctcgagctccaacggtacgtgaatagctaactaaactctttagccataagatccaccatctgttaactgccagacattccactaaagaccgacaactgaactctttttaccacaaatatatttttgtgtccatcggatataaccaatcatcagtatgataacccttcacagatgctcgtaagtacgactaggctaatttaccattttgcccctgtagttacatcttactctttaagtaccactgatccctctaatgaacaatacaacatggtccaattatgtgtgaacatctctcggaccaagataaggtatgtgatgccacatcgttcaatctccaggatcaacccttaaaggagcaatctatctacttaccctacttcagggaaggagtgaattcaatcttgtgtagctgagttcccagctcctaaatcagacgaatccctaaagtggtaggtttaagtcggcgacctggctactcgcacccatgcaaatcaaagaaccgctttcaatggcaggagttcccaactcacttaggattgaggtcatgttatctatggtcatcctagtgaagtgaattctttgtcatgaacgacgttatataacgagacgttaacacttcgtagtcaggtcttatacaaactctttgtataggacgtccccgctcgcatgtccccacatgaatgatcaggatcaaaccatctgtggcaagtcacaatacttgtaaccattccacaaagcggttCACAtaagcgttaccaagataaggtttccctcctatatccatatactacaaaccattttggttatcatttaagatatgatccacttgtatgtcaccacatacatgcttaagttacataatgacaactagggattttagtttattgatttgtggtaaagaaaacaaaacatctAATGTgcaagtcaagaagtgaagtaaatatcatatattatacatcacaaacgttcgtacaaactgtttacaaactacaggacacgagactttagggcattatcCCCAATAATGTTGAACATATCGACAGTTGATTGGTTGCCTATTATACTTGAATTTATCTTGGCCTAATATTACTTTTACTgtttgatgcgttattttatgtgatgaaattatggaatgaatTGTGGTGATGGAAACGCGTTGAGCAACAaattttctcagcagaatccaagtataaattccactgagttttttggtaagtccagggtcgaactcagggactaggaaaAACGGTATATGgtgataattttcaagaagactttgcggtaactagTAAATCAAATAGATGTTTTGGATTGTTGTTTGtagtataaaataaatgtatgtaGCGGAGTTACGAAAAGAGTTgacgaaagatgcgatgaatatgcaggggaacgggttgagaaggatttcagctaacacttcctaggatgcgttcatgttatgcgaccatgcagcacacatacaatagcaagtcatctctcaacataaatgctacagcttctaaGTCTAGacacatgtgatatatgcgataagtctataagacctacacataagcctttatttttatttatgcgttgacaacatgacacacacacacaaataaggcgatcacataatatcataacctatctctaggatgcatgcgatgcatgttggcaaaaaaaacttatctctaagtccctatctctcacttatgcagatctaatctcgctctctcaagtctagattctaacctagctctctcaagtcttaggttctttctttagactctctctcgagtagctctaaaaggatgttgggcacaacataaacaagataatcgcatgcaatgaagatcctaggtcatgttagcttagttcttctcaacccattcagtaaatttagctactcatgcgtgcttttaagagagtgaacatatgtagataagcaagttacattatataaatatagatttgaaatacaaaataacaatgtaagatgagaataaagagcctagtagaaatctcttgcttcccaaggcttttacactgtcttttctactctgtttaAAAGGTAGtctcactctcgcgagagttggCCCTTTCTTTGCTTTCCACGCCTTTAGGTTCTCTCTATAGCTGTCCAACATGATCTTTCggcatctcttcccttctctcgctccgccttctaaataaaaaggaaaactatgaacaaggctattctctataagggaaaattctctaactatccGGACTCCTTTACCgaaggttgcctttggtatttatagagcttcggagTGAAAGGCgtattctctcttatgattgcactgatgggatgacattaattctctgtttgatgcgccgaatatttgtcactaaaaagctgagtgtacttgctacagtagttcgttagtggcttgtcaacttaatttggactcgaccgtcatcaactttctgtcccatcatgatttattatgtttttcacccagatgcgccaactctatgcggcaatccttcttaagCAGATGTTTGCTAgcacaaatcaccacaaagccttgagGTAACGCTGCGCTCAAtctttgatttcttgtgattgcattttctgccttgcgtcaatgcatattctgcataaaaatacaaaagttaactgttttcatgcgatggacgcatgcaaccgtaatgttataaacttaatgccttttggacgcaatcttatatattttatcaacgcaaacctgcattgtttaataatttagtactgtaataacgtgcatttctgcccgttatcactgtTCACAAGCTAAGTCAGTTTGTGTCATAGCCTCGGTATCCACATTTATCCGCTATTCATTTTTTGTTGCGTTATTTGAAAGGTAGTCCTAGCAAAGGCATTTTTCTTAAGGCTGATTCTTCTTTTTAGTTAAAGGCCTTTACTGATGTTGACTGGGCATCTTGTCTGGATACCAGAAAGTCCACAactgtttttgtgtttttctaggTGATTCATTGGTTGCTTGGAAGGCAAAGAAACAAACTACAGTCTCACGTTCTTCTGCTAAAGCTGAATATCGAGCCTTGGCTATCACCACAAATGAAATCGTGTGGATTCTTCAACTTCTTAAAGACCTTCAAGTTTCTTCTTTTGTTCCTGCTCTTATATTTTATGATAATCAATCTGTTGTTCATATTGCATCTGATCTAATTTTTCATGAGCGGACGAAGCATATTGAGATCGATTGTCATTTTATTCGCGAATGTCTTACTCAAGCTTCTTCCTGTTCGTTCTAATGCTTAGTTGGCAAACATTTTTACCAAATCATTACCATACTCTTCTTTTACTTCTTTATTAGACAAGATGAGAATTATTGATGTTCATTCTCCATTTTGAGTCGGAGTATTAGAATTAGTTTTATATTGGTtagatggtttttttttttttttttttgttactggTTGTTATTGCCAACTGTGCTTTGATTGCCTATTTATTGGACCAACTCATTAATGAGAATTCAAGAAAAAGGCTTTTAAGTTTCGCTGATTTCAATAGATagtatgtttttttctttcggTTCATGAGTTGATGCACATACtggataaacttttttttttccactttttttttttctttccaactcTCCCATATCCTTACCTCTAAAATCAAGCTACCAATAACATGGTGAACATCATATTTGctatgacttattgttgcaaacaagaaataaataatatgtatttttttatatatatatatatataaagaggaGTACAAAATCATTGAGAGAAtagtgaaaataaattataggaAACTAAATGGTCTAAGAAATTTGATGGGATTTTTTCTTCCTCTCAACTTTGAACTTCTTCAATTTTctatcaaataaaaaagaaaaagaaaaagaaacacttaaaacttaaaacttagggtgtttgtttccaaaGTTAGGATTGGATGAGGTAAACATCCTAAGTCAAACCCTTATTTGGGCATTGATTTAAGAAGCCTTGGTTTCCTACTCCTCTCCCATGGGTTTGAATAGTGAATACTATTCAAAATCATAGGTTACCCctcatttttttccttataaATAATTTCGGAAATACGTCTGTCAACCTCTGGACACCACTTTTGGTGACTACCATGGCCAACTCAGTTCGCCTTTCTCCGATGAATGTTGTCGGCCAACTCCGGTTACTAACTCCGACGAACGTTGCGGCCAACTCCGGCGCCACCTCAGCGACCGCCGCCGGCTCACTCCGACTGCCACCTTGGCAACCGTTGTCGGATAACTTTCGGTCGCCACCTCGATGACCGTTGTTGACCCACCTCCAACTGCCATTGACCAACTTCGACCACCATCGATCAATCTCTGGCAACCCCCTATCTCGCCACACAGGCGAAATTCCGGCCACCAACTCCATCGACCAACCTTCGACTGCCACCTTTAGCGATTGCCACCAGCCAACcttgaaaaacattaataaaaacactcttagtatataacaaactagacaaatttgtatataaaaatacttttaagaaGGAGTTGCAATGCGtgcatgtttttattttaatgagtttttattaaaagtgttgaaacaaaaatgaatttttgaaggatattttttcaaagtcattccaaacacGCCATTAGACtacaattatataattatatttatttagactaTCTATGTGTAGAAtcctcaatttaatttaattacattttaattttttttgttggtcaATTTAACTACCTCGAAGACTTAGAATCATTTTTtgaatgtttaaaatatttaaaacaacttagcgaccaaataaaaactaaaactcaaaatttgtgattttttttttattcatcgaatgtaatttgatataaaaaaaaaaacagtttttcAATGAGTGAATTTAATGTTAAAATACtagtttgtttcaattttaagttagcatattatggtaaaaaaaaatgatcattttcTAATTAGTTAAGGTGACAAAAAtctacaaaattttatttcaaaatctagtaaaattaaaatattaaaatatcaaaacaATAGATTAAGAtgacaaatttaaactaatttaaaatctaatcaatgattaaatacaatataatatttcgcaaactaaatatttataaatttgcaCTACATTTCTAGACTTTTCTTAAATCTAAGCTACCTAAACCTCTCGGCCTAATCCCAAGCTTAATCTTTTCCGATTCAAAGATTCCAGATGTATCCACCAAATGTCCCAAAACTTCCTCAACCCACAACGAATAATCAAGCctctcaaatatttaaaattggaattaatttgtAGTCGTTAATTAAAATGGCGAAAGGACAAATGAAGAGACCAACGTGGATAAGGAGAATCAAATTCTTATAATTCAATGGAGGGatcatttaatcaattttttcaaatgGATAACCCAAATAAATTTTTAACAAttaattgttcaaatataaaaaccataattaattataatatcgAAAATAAATTCGAAAACAGATTTACATTAGAACCATAAGGtgaattgaaaaacaaaactaaaagaaaagccaaaatttgaagaaaaagttTCTCTACATAGAGGCTTTTaaccattaaaaataaaaaataaataataataataataataaaattaaaaaaaaaaaaaacgtgggAAAGACTTTTCACGTATCACATTGCAATATACatttctttaatatatatatacacatatacggatttttaataataataaactatcaTTTGCAATTTTTAGTTCCTCTAGTTTTACTAATTGCTGTTGtagataattttattatttcatattttaggAAGTTTTCTAAATGTTAGGTTTATTTATACTAATTGATAGTGACTATACAAATAATCAAACCCTAACCTGTGCAGAACCAAACGTGCCTCAGCTGCTGAATAACGttatttgaagttttttaaGTGAGAACaaactatattatatatatatattatatacatatatatatttgcacTTAATCTACACTACAGATTTtatatgttataaaaaaaaatcgtatAGGTATCTGTAAAACATCACAATAAGGAGGGCACGTGCCCATGGCCCCTTAATAGATTCTGCCCCTGACCATATTATCtacaacaagaaaaaaaatgttttcaaagtAACTCATAAGATATAAATCTTGTCTAAGTGGCCCCTCAAAGGATTGAACCTAGCCTTGTGGCCAAANNNNNNNNNNNNNNNNNNNNNNNNNTGTTTACCTATCAGCATTTGTTATGATGTTAAAGTGGCAGCTAGTACTagtatagtttttctttttatattctaCTAAGAATTATATTTTATGTCACTGAACGATATGGTTCTTTAAGTATGTGTCTTGTCTGATGCTCGTTGTCTATGTTTATCATGAAATCATTCAATTTATTGCGCTAGTTACTATCCTTATTGATAGTGTCCAATCCTGTAGACTAGAATTATCATATCTTAACTTCGATTAACTTTGATCTATCAGTGTCTCTGTGATTTCAAATCTGTGTGTgaatatttttttctgaccttccaatatgtgatatcaaacccAAGGAGAGAAACAGATTTCATATAAAGGGCACAAAAAAAATGGGCATCGTGTCTTCCTTCACTTTTAATTAGATGTTTTACATTGTATAACCTGATATCgctttgattcttaataaacatataaaatctGTAAGTAATGGTATATAAGTAGCAAATGCACAAATTATAATTTATGATTATGATCCATAATAATTTAGATTCTATTATTTACGTATATTTACATATAAATAAGTATTTACTAGATTTGAATTCTCACTTTCATAGAAACTCGTCAGAACTATCAGTTATTATTTCAGCGGATTGCCGGACTAAAGCTTCTCAGCCTAACAGTTTTAAGTTTGTCTTGCATCTATTAATATTTCGTTATAGCATAGTATTGTCAGTTATATTTACTAATAGTTCACTATTCAGTATtagtataatataaataattccTAATCACTATTATAAAATCTTTCCTCATGCACAATTATTGATATAATGAATATTATCAAATTATCTACAACATAAAAAACAACCATTAGTAAAGAACTATTGAGCGATACTAGAACAATACATGTGCAGAAATAGATGTTATTGAGACACTTTAAAATAAgggattttattattaaataatccATTTCGATAAGGACTTTCAATATTAAAGTAGTAGAAAATACATACATAGTGATTTGACTTATAAATCTGAAATAGTATATGCAGCATGTGTCTCACTGTGATCAATATACAACATGTACTAATaagaattattattttattttataaataattaataataataaattaataaaaaaattatattaatataacgTGGGAATATGATCTTATTCTACTGTTATtctctttatattttaatgagTATTACAGGTTTCTTTGTAATGTAGTAAATGAGATGCTAATAACGATCTAGTACTACAATCGACGATAGTTTGTtattataataactaattatAATTGCAATTTGCAAAGTTCCTTTTTAGTTCCTCTAGTGATACATTTACCATTCACATTGTCTTTTGTAGTGTAAATTGTTATAAACCTTCTTTATTCTTACTTTGCTATTGAGTCTAATCTTAAGAGTCGAAGATCGGTTCttataaatttgttaatttaggttgatattattaaataattagtaGCATGAGATATGAATAtgtatttgaaattaaaaaatatttatatcacTTAGAATCAAACTTGTAAACCTATCGACCATTATGCATAGCAGAGATAAACTACAAACATAACTGTTGTCTACTCAGCTGCTGAATAACGTTAGATGAGAGTTGTTTTTTTAGATGTTCGCAAAGAGCCAAACTATAGCTACAGATCACCCTATATGGAATATATTAGaaactattttgaaaatatatcgataaataataaatagaatcctaatatttaatattttttgcaTATCGTTAAGTCATACATTATCACTACAGAATTTTTAATATGTGTAAAAATCATATAATTCGCATGCTAGATACTTACCGGTAAtcataaaaattttataattttgtgtttaacaagagagaatttaCCGTTGTCGAGACTAAGATATTTGAAGTTTGAACATGAcgaaataataaaatagaaaaataaaatggtatCTGTGTAAAACATAGCACTTAGAGATTAAAAACGGAACGTTGGACACGTACCCATGATTCTcacaaaaaatataatattgataAAGAATCATAAGAACCTCACCCCAAATAGACTCACACTATATATGTCTTACAACgaagaaagaataaaatgcaTCTCTGTCTACTATATAATAATCCTCACTCCCTACCCCAGAGTATGTTATAGTTATGTTCTTGAGTGACTAGAGTGG
The nucleotide sequence above comes from Benincasa hispida cultivar B227 chromosome 3, ASM972705v1, whole genome shotgun sequence. Encoded proteins:
- the LOC120073426 gene encoding uncharacterized protein LOC120073426; translation: MANELKVLEANNIWSSFLFLQGNILLDAINVLFTLTASPNWPLVQLYVNNAFLYGDLVKEVYMDLPLGYKHDHLLEDTGFLSAKPYSLPLDPNLKVRSDQGDSLVAWKAKKQTTVSRSSAKAEYRALAITTNEIVWILQLLKDLQVSSFVPALIFYDNQSVVHIASDLIFHERTKHIEIDCHFIRECLTQASSCSF